AGGAACCTGTGCATCAAGCGGTGGAATCTTCTACAACAGCTACGCCCTCTACAACACCTCGCCCCAGCGCGGAAGGGACAGGCTCAGGAGCGGCGGGCCCGAGATGATAGTGCCCATTGACATGTACATACCCGGCTGTCCGCCCAGCCCGGAGGAGATACTCTACGGCGTTGCCCAGCTTCTCGGCATTAAAGAGAAGAAGATGAAGGGCGAATACTGGATAGCCCTCCCGCCGGGGGAGAGGTCTGGCAAGGAAAACGAGATAGAGTTCACAATACCCGACAGGCCGATACCGGTCCGCTACTGGCTCACGCTGAGGGAGGAACTTAGAAGGGTGGTCGGCTACTACGACCGCGACGCTGTCCTCAACGACTTCATAGAGCTCGTCGGAAGGGCCTTCGAGAGCGACAACCCGAGGGAGAGGCTCCACGACTT
Above is a window of Thermococcus sp. DNA encoding:
- a CDS encoding NADH-quinone oxidoreductase subunit B family protein → MGRKLKSVWVYHVDAGSCNGCDIEVLDVLSPYYDVERLGVKVVPTPRHADVLFITGPLTRQTRIALKKAYEAMPPKPRIVVAIGTCASSGGIFYNSYALYNTSPQRGRDRLRSGGPEMIVPIDMYIPGCPPSPEEILYGVAQLLGIKEKKMKGEYWIALPPGERSGKENEIEFTIPDRPIPVRYWLTLREELRRVVGYYDRDAVLNDFIELVGRAFESDNPRERLHDLVTGYFLKEKDSRVKVAMRFLENEFWRLVDEYREWGEALKRKYPVTAGV